In Symmachiella dynata, the following are encoded in one genomic region:
- a CDS encoding Gfo/Idh/MocA family protein — MQMTPEEKQIGKDNFHEASADVQLLQKEKAKKSGDDAGLTRRDAIKAAAITGMGLGAAVYGYDELSGADRVKVGFIGTGDEGSVLLTQHPPEYMDIVAIADIRPSNRKRAFTGDGNDHRVGLYKKLGREKCESIKVYNDHTELLADPDVEAVVIAVPLNQHEPLAIAALEAGKHVLSEKLMAHNITECKNLIRKANEKGLLYAVGHQRHYNVLYENAYELIKEGLLGDIKFIRAQWHRNNSFPNKDSWHKPIPSEDEVELKETVTKYGYDSVEELCRWRLYNSTGGGLMAELGSHQLDAASIFLGKVRPIAVQGYGGRNFYGVKGVGSKDKQEDNREIDDHVYVTFEFPGPNYAEDQNDVVIVTYSSINTNRMEPYGETIFGSRGTMIVELEQDVMLFKEAGGATGGGGAEQRLQVLNKGGGPVMDASASLAPSAKAATADIGEVSRGYTEEMEHFAYCVRNNINKPREEGGLRCNGVVAMQDAIMALTANLAMKHKKRIVFKDEWFDPNSDAVPETDPDIIG, encoded by the coding sequence AATCGGGCGATGACGCAGGACTCACACGTCGCGACGCCATCAAAGCGGCGGCCATCACCGGCATGGGCCTCGGAGCGGCCGTCTACGGCTACGATGAACTCTCTGGCGCTGATCGGGTCAAAGTCGGATTCATCGGCACCGGTGACGAGGGGAGCGTACTGCTCACGCAACATCCCCCGGAATACATGGACATCGTCGCCATCGCCGACATTCGTCCCAGCAACCGCAAACGGGCCTTCACCGGTGACGGAAACGATCACCGCGTCGGCCTGTACAAAAAACTGGGCCGCGAAAAATGCGAATCGATCAAGGTCTACAACGACCATACCGAATTGCTAGCCGATCCGGACGTCGAAGCGGTCGTGATTGCCGTTCCGCTGAACCAGCACGAGCCACTGGCCATCGCTGCACTCGAGGCCGGTAAGCACGTGCTCAGCGAAAAGCTGATGGCGCACAACATTACCGAGTGCAAAAACCTGATTCGCAAAGCTAATGAAAAAGGTTTGCTCTACGCGGTCGGCCATCAACGGCATTACAACGTGCTCTATGAAAATGCCTATGAGCTGATCAAAGAAGGATTGTTGGGTGACATCAAATTCATCCGCGCCCAATGGCATCGCAACAACAGCTTTCCCAACAAAGATAGCTGGCACAAACCGATTCCCAGCGAAGACGAAGTCGAGTTGAAGGAAACGGTAACCAAATATGGTTACGATTCGGTCGAAGAGCTGTGTCGTTGGCGGTTGTACAACAGCACCGGTGGCGGTTTGATGGCCGAATTGGGCAGCCACCAGTTGGATGCTGCGAGCATTTTTCTGGGCAAGGTGCGACCGATCGCCGTGCAGGGTTATGGCGGACGTAATTTCTACGGTGTCAAAGGGGTCGGTTCGAAGGATAAGCAGGAGGACAATCGCGAGATCGATGATCACGTCTACGTCACCTTCGAGTTCCCCGGACCGAACTACGCCGAAGACCAAAACGACGTCGTGATTGTGACCTATTCCTCGATCAACACGAATCGCATGGAGCCGTATGGTGAAACCATCTTCGGCAGCCGCGGCACGATGATCGTGGAGTTGGAACAAGACGTCATGCTGTTCAAAGAAGCGGGTGGAGCGACCGGCGGTGGTGGAGCAGAGCAGCGACTGCAAGTCCTCAACAAAGGGGGCGGACCGGTCATGGATGCCAGTGCCAGCCTAGCCCCCAGCGCCAAAGCGGCGACGGCCGACATTGGCGAGGTGAGCCGCGGTTACACCGAAGAGATGGAACACTTCGCCTATTGTGTCCGCAACAACATCAACAAGCCGCGTGAAGAAGGGGGACTGCGTTGTAACGGCGTGGTTGCCATGCAAGACGCGATTATGGCCCTCACGGCCAACTTGGCGATGAAACACAAAAAGCGGATCGTCTTCAAAGACGAATGGTTCGATCCCAATAGCGACGCCGTGCCGGAAACCGATCCGGACATCATCGGCTAA
- a CDS encoding MFS transporter: MSKHSKASLGVIFVTVFIDLLGFGIVLPLLPRYGKFFEADHLLGPLMASFSAMQFLFAPAWGRLSDRIGRRPVLIVGLAGSTISYFMFGYATSLGKDDTLLGLGVLAWLFISRIGAGIAGATIPTAQAYIADVTGPEQRARGMALIGAAFGIGFTFGPLIGAGFVSDQVDAPPSAAPGYVAAVMSGLALLSAIFFLKESLEPGNTTTRHHWFDRSSLRHALTQPKISMILLAIFITTFAFAQFESTLSLLTRNLGMSPRSNFWIFAYVGLVLTIAQGVLVRRLLPRMGEYRMSVAGAILMTVGLLLVGLAGQQGSTGMLFAVLPVSVVGFSALTPSLQSLLSRGTSASEQGGILGLGQSLSALARIFGPWLGISLFLDDMFFPYAVAAAIMAVGFVMVLGLRNFSDKIETASHAIDMGEK; the protein is encoded by the coding sequence TTGTCGAAACACTCCAAGGCATCTCTGGGTGTCATTTTTGTCACAGTCTTTATCGACCTGTTGGGCTTTGGGATTGTGCTGCCGTTGTTGCCTCGTTACGGCAAGTTTTTTGAAGCGGACCATCTGCTCGGTCCGTTGATGGCATCGTTTTCGGCGATGCAATTTCTGTTCGCCCCCGCCTGGGGCCGCCTCTCCGATCGCATCGGACGTCGCCCGGTTTTGATCGTGGGACTGGCCGGATCGACGATATCGTATTTCATGTTCGGCTATGCCACGTCGTTGGGAAAAGACGATACGCTGCTCGGGCTGGGCGTGCTGGCTTGGTTGTTCATCTCGCGAATCGGCGCGGGGATCGCTGGGGCGACAATTCCCACCGCCCAGGCCTACATCGCTGACGTCACCGGTCCGGAACAACGCGCGCGCGGGATGGCCCTGATCGGAGCCGCGTTTGGAATTGGTTTTACGTTCGGTCCCTTGATTGGCGCCGGGTTTGTTTCCGATCAAGTCGACGCTCCGCCCAGTGCGGCGCCGGGATATGTTGCTGCGGTGATGTCGGGCTTGGCACTGTTGTCGGCGATCTTTTTTCTCAAAGAGTCACTTGAGCCCGGCAATACAACGACCCGGCATCACTGGTTCGACCGCTCCAGTTTGAGACACGCCTTAACTCAGCCCAAGATCAGCATGATTTTGCTGGCGATTTTTATCACCACGTTTGCATTCGCCCAATTTGAATCGACCTTGTCACTACTGACGAGAAACCTGGGCATGTCGCCGCGCAGCAACTTTTGGATTTTCGCCTATGTTGGCTTGGTGCTCACCATCGCACAGGGTGTTTTAGTCCGTCGCTTGTTACCGCGGATGGGCGAATATCGCATGAGCGTTGCCGGCGCTATCCTGATGACCGTCGGTCTGCTGTTGGTCGGCCTGGCTGGGCAACAAGGTTCGACCGGCATGCTGTTTGCCGTGCTGCCGGTAAGCGTTGTGGGATTTTCGGCACTCACCCCGTCGCTGCAGTCGTTGCTCTCGCGAGGCACGTCCGCCTCAGAGCAGGGGGGAATCTTAGGCCTGGGCCAAAGCCTCTCCGCACTGGCCCGCATCTTCGGCCCCTGGCTCGGCATCTCACTCTTTCTCGACGACATGTTCTTCCCCTACGCCGTCGCTGCAGCCATCATGGCGGTAGGGTTTGTCATGGTCCTCGGCCTGCGTAACTTTTCAGACAAAATCGAAACCGCTTCACACGCAATCGATATGGGCGAAAAATAG
- a CDS encoding TIGR02452 family protein: MAGRSHRASIANETIDILSRGTYRGPDGDEISIESSLRAAVDGTVVYLPEDGDELLARRQASADDLPASEGTKYSVLNTTTFAAAQRLLLDHPAERVACLNFASAKNPGGGFLKGAQAQEECLARASGLYACIRDAATYYESNRRCGTALYTDHVIYSPNVPVFRGDDDRLLAAPYLTSIITAPAVNAGAVMKNEPQRSSQIEPVMRRRIEKVLAVAAEQKQTALVLGAWGCGVFRNQPRDVAAWFHEALTAHNLFPGCFQRVVFAVLDGTDNGRFINPFTEQFSKA, translated from the coding sequence ATGGCGGGGCGCAGCCACAGAGCTTCAATCGCGAATGAGACGATCGATATCTTAAGTCGTGGGACATATCGCGGTCCCGATGGAGACGAGATTTCCATTGAGTCCTCATTACGTGCAGCAGTTGATGGAACCGTGGTCTATTTACCAGAGGATGGCGATGAGCTTCTCGCACGCCGACAAGCGTCCGCCGACGACTTGCCTGCGTCTGAAGGAACAAAGTATTCGGTCCTCAATACAACAACTTTTGCCGCTGCGCAGCGATTGTTGTTGGATCATCCAGCCGAACGTGTCGCTTGTCTGAATTTTGCCTCAGCGAAGAATCCCGGCGGCGGTTTCCTCAAGGGCGCGCAAGCGCAAGAAGAATGCCTTGCGCGGGCGAGTGGGCTGTACGCTTGCATTCGCGATGCTGCGACCTATTACGAGTCTAACCGACGTTGTGGAACGGCGCTCTATACGGATCATGTCATCTATTCCCCCAATGTCCCGGTATTTCGCGGCGATGACGATCGTTTGCTGGCGGCACCCTATCTGACCTCCATTATCACTGCACCTGCCGTGAATGCCGGAGCGGTCATGAAAAATGAGCCGCAGCGCAGTTCTCAAATCGAACCTGTCATGCGGCGGCGTATTGAAAAAGTACTGGCCGTGGCTGCCGAACAAAAACAGACCGCGCTCGTATTAGGGGCTTGGGGCTGTGGAGTGTTTCGGAATCAGCCGCGCGACGTCGCTGCGTGGTTTCACGAAGCGCTAACAGCCCACAACCTGTTTCCAGGGTGCTTTCAACGGGTCGTATTCGCCGTGCTTGATGGTACTGACAACGGACGCTTCATCAATCCGTTCACCGAGCAGTTCAGCAAGGCTTGA
- a CDS encoding ADP-ribosylglycohydrolase family protein, with amino-acid sequence MTLRSVAIEGTLLGMAVGDALGLPREGLSARRAERMFGTDELRHRFFFGYGMVSDDTEHTCMTAQAWLASQGDVPRFRRCLAWRLRWWLLGLPAGIGMGTLKAILKLWIGIPASRSGVRSAGNGPAMRAPILGVCLEATPDVMVEFVRASTRITHNDPRAEQGALAIAVAAACAARCGGTIDQPDEPIQSIRAVIDDAELLSLLDQVAEHLARNSTAAEFARDLGLDRGVTGYIYHTVPIALFCWLRHRGDFRASVEQSIRLGGDTDTVAGIVGALAGATVGSKGIPQDWLDGIIEWPCSIAWMRQLAERLNQQAKQQGTGEMVRPRPHNWPGHFLRNLFFAAVVLVHGFRRLLPPY; translated from the coding sequence GTGACGCTCCGATCTGTTGCCATTGAGGGAACTCTCCTAGGCATGGCCGTGGGAGACGCGTTGGGGCTTCCCCGCGAAGGGCTTTCCGCACGCCGCGCGGAGCGAATGTTCGGCACGGACGAATTGCGGCATCGGTTTTTCTTCGGCTACGGCATGGTCAGCGATGATACGGAACACACCTGCATGACGGCACAGGCGTGGTTGGCCTCACAGGGGGACGTCCCCCGGTTTCGCCGCTGCTTGGCTTGGCGTCTGCGTTGGTGGCTGTTGGGATTGCCGGCGGGTATCGGTATGGGGACGCTCAAAGCCATCCTCAAATTGTGGATTGGGATTCCCGCCAGTCGGAGCGGAGTCAGGTCTGCTGGTAATGGGCCGGCAATGCGGGCACCAATCTTGGGCGTTTGTCTGGAAGCGACTCCCGACGTAATGGTGGAATTCGTCCGCGCCTCCACACGCATCACGCACAATGACCCGCGCGCCGAACAAGGAGCTTTGGCAATTGCCGTCGCAGCTGCCTGTGCAGCGCGCTGTGGAGGGACGATCGATCAGCCCGACGAGCCGATCCAGAGTATTCGTGCGGTTATTGACGACGCCGAACTGTTGAGCCTGCTGGATCAAGTTGCCGAACATCTCGCTCGCAATTCGACAGCGGCGGAATTCGCGCGGGATCTGGGACTGGATCGGGGCGTCACCGGTTACATTTATCACACGGTGCCCATCGCATTGTTTTGTTGGCTACGGCACCGTGGCGATTTTCGCGCAAGCGTGGAACAATCCATTCGCTTGGGAGGCGATACCGATACGGTTGCGGGAATCGTCGGCGCGCTGGCCGGAGCAACCGTTGGTAGCAAGGGCATCCCGCAGGATTGGCTGGACGGCATCATCGAGTGGCCTTGCTCGATCGCTTGGATGCGACAATTGGCCGAGCGACTCAATCAGCAAGCAAAACAACAAGGCACGGGCGAAATGGTGCGCCCTCGACCGCACAACTGGCCCGGGCATTTCTTGCGAAATCTATTCTTCGCGGCGGTTGTGCTCGTACATGGTTTCCGTCGCCTTTTACCGCCGTATTAG
- a CDS encoding DUF420 domain-containing protein, whose protein sequence is MIFAHQHTVRGMAKFRRSLWLGLTAAMMVCASMPRAGAQDVDVEVIVPESPGDEETIVEDFTFTERSGRTVTRADLLGKPWLACFVFTRCASTCPKVTAAMSELSHALKDKDVQLVTITVDPDHDTPEVLSRYAEQFRADPDRWWFVTGDKADTFHLLHHSFGVAAADNPNPNALPGNQVIHSNNIMHVNAEGEVVGKYNAVVPDDVVALRRVLVNGMETPEKHRFVKPKPGIRIGEEPMAEDLATTKPPAAEPSEEPVADLEDAVADVPEWVKSLPEVNASLNSLATILLLLGYGLIRARKITAHRNVMLAAFSVSVAFLTCYLIYHYHHLSKPFGGTGSIRMVYFAILITHIILAVPVPFLAGVTIYRGLAGQVEKHRRIAKITFPIWLYVSITGVIIYVMLYQWPV, encoded by the coding sequence ATGATTTTTGCTCATCAACATACGGTTCGCGGGATGGCGAAGTTCCGCCGGTCGCTGTGGCTGGGACTGACGGCTGCGATGATGGTCTGTGCTTCGATGCCCCGCGCCGGTGCGCAAGATGTCGATGTGGAAGTCATCGTTCCCGAATCTCCAGGCGACGAAGAAACGATCGTCGAAGACTTTACGTTCACCGAGCGGAGCGGCCGGACTGTGACGCGGGCGGATCTGTTGGGAAAACCGTGGCTGGCTTGTTTTGTGTTCACGCGCTGTGCCTCAACCTGCCCCAAGGTGACGGCGGCGATGTCCGAGTTGAGCCATGCATTGAAAGACAAGGACGTGCAGTTGGTCACGATCACCGTCGACCCCGACCACGATACGCCCGAGGTACTCTCCCGATACGCTGAACAATTCCGCGCCGACCCCGACCGCTGGTGGTTCGTCACAGGGGATAAAGCGGATACGTTTCATCTGCTGCATCACAGTTTCGGTGTTGCCGCAGCGGACAATCCTAACCCGAATGCTCTACCCGGCAACCAAGTGATCCACAGCAACAACATCATGCACGTCAATGCCGAGGGAGAAGTGGTCGGCAAATACAACGCCGTCGTGCCCGACGATGTCGTTGCGTTGCGCCGCGTGCTGGTCAACGGCATGGAAACACCGGAAAAGCATCGTTTCGTCAAACCGAAGCCGGGGATTCGGATTGGCGAAGAACCGATGGCGGAGGATTTGGCGACAACCAAGCCCCCCGCGGCGGAACCGTCAGAGGAGCCGGTAGCGGATCTGGAGGACGCGGTGGCCGATGTCCCCGAGTGGGTCAAATCGCTGCCGGAAGTAAATGCCAGCCTCAACAGCTTGGCAACAATCCTGCTGTTATTGGGTTACGGTCTGATTCGTGCCCGAAAAATCACCGCTCATCGCAACGTGATGCTCGCGGCGTTTAGCGTCTCGGTCGCCTTTTTGACCTGTTATCTGATTTACCATTACCACCATCTTTCCAAACCGTTTGGAGGGACCGGCTCGATCCGAATGGTCTATTTCGCGATCTTGATCACGCATATAATTCTCGCCGTCCCGGTCCCGTTTCTTGCGGGAGTCACCATTTACCGTGGATTGGCTGGACAGGTTGAAAAACACCGCCGCATTGCAAAGATCACCTTCCCGATTTGGCTTTACGTCTCGATCACCGGCGTGATAATATATGTTATGCTGTACCAATGGCCGGTTTGA
- a CDS encoding ABC transporter permease, with translation MSTSTEAVAPSPASPTINAQPRGNFWLPILTLTQRELVRFFRQRTRVIGALVQPLLFWILFGAGLKGSFQPPRWATWEMSYQEYFFPGIAVMIAMFTAIFSTISIIEDRREGFLQGVLVAPISRLSLVLGKLCGGTVLAVLQAALFLLLAPTMGIDLSPTAAICTLAWLTLLSFTLTALGFVIAWPMESTQGFHAIMSVFLMPMWLLSGAFFPAGESGWLSWIIAANPLTYGMAGLRRLLYFNREIPTGNGLPGLGISLAVTCLFCCVCVGLSVYLASRRVSKDAR, from the coding sequence ATGAGTACATCGACTGAGGCGGTCGCCCCCTCCCCTGCTTCGCCCACGATCAATGCGCAGCCGCGCGGGAACTTTTGGCTGCCGATCCTCACGTTGACGCAACGGGAATTGGTCCGGTTTTTTCGGCAGCGTACACGTGTGATCGGTGCGCTGGTGCAGCCACTCCTATTTTGGATACTGTTCGGAGCGGGCCTGAAAGGCTCCTTCCAACCGCCGCGTTGGGCGACTTGGGAGATGAGTTATCAGGAATACTTTTTCCCAGGCATCGCCGTGATGATTGCGATGTTCACCGCGATCTTTTCCACGATCTCCATCATCGAAGACCGTCGCGAAGGTTTTCTGCAAGGAGTGCTTGTCGCTCCGATTTCGCGACTATCATTGGTATTAGGCAAACTGTGTGGCGGAACGGTGTTGGCAGTGTTGCAAGCGGCGCTGTTTTTGTTGTTGGCGCCGACGATGGGAATCGACTTGTCGCCCACTGCGGCGATTTGCACGCTGGCCTGGTTGACGTTGTTATCGTTTACGCTCACGGCGCTGGGATTTGTTATCGCCTGGCCGATGGAATCGACGCAGGGGTTTCATGCGATCATGAGCGTGTTTTTAATGCCGATGTGGTTGCTGTCGGGCGCATTTTTTCCCGCCGGCGAATCGGGTTGGCTCTCCTGGATCATCGCTGCCAATCCGCTGACCTACGGCATGGCTGGACTGCGACGGCTGTTGTACTTCAATCGTGAGATTCCCACAGGCAACGGGCTGCCGGGTCTCGGGATATCACTGGCCGTTACCTGTTTATTTTGTTGTGTCTGCGTGGGGCTGTCGGTTTATTTGGCAAGTCGTCGGGTCTCTAAGGATGCCCGGTGA
- a CDS encoding ABC transporter ATP-binding protein: protein MSHHPAVEIHGLAHRYGDHAALSDVSFSVAEREIFGLLGPNGGGKTTLFRLLSTLLPIQTGTVNILGADVATRQSEVRTQIGVVFQSPSLDRMLTVSENLKHQGHLYGLRGSELRQRIELLLERLGIANRARDRIASLSGGLQRRVEIAKGLLHRPRLLLLDEPSTGLDPGARDDLWRYLRDLRDSDGVTAVVTTHLMEEAEHCDRLAILDEGRLVATGPPAELRAHVGGDCITITSAVPAALAETITARFDLDATVVGGNVRIERSGGHELVRELVEAFPAEINTITLGKPTLQDAFIHLTGHQFWAKEEA, encoded by the coding sequence ATGTCGCATCACCCGGCGGTTGAGATCCACGGATTGGCCCATCGGTATGGAGACCACGCGGCGTTAAGCGACGTTTCGTTTTCCGTGGCTGAACGCGAGATCTTTGGCTTGCTCGGCCCCAATGGCGGCGGCAAGACCACGCTGTTTCGTCTGCTCTCCACATTGCTGCCGATTCAAACCGGCACCGTGAATATCTTAGGCGCCGACGTCGCCACACGGCAAAGCGAAGTTCGCACGCAAATCGGTGTGGTCTTCCAATCTCCCAGCCTCGACCGCATGCTCACTGTCAGCGAAAACCTGAAACATCAGGGGCACTTGTACGGACTGCGCGGGTCGGAGTTGCGGCAACGGATTGAACTGCTCTTAGAACGACTGGGCATCGCCAACCGCGCGCGGGACCGTATTGCCTCACTATCGGGAGGCTTGCAACGTCGTGTGGAAATCGCCAAGGGACTGTTGCATCGCCCGCGGTTATTGCTGCTCGACGAACCGAGTACCGGACTCGACCCAGGGGCCCGCGACGATTTGTGGCGGTATCTACGGGACTTGCGGGACAGCGACGGCGTGACGGCGGTTGTGACGACGCATCTGATGGAAGAAGCCGAGCATTGTGACCGCTTGGCAATTCTGGACGAAGGTCGCTTGGTCGCCACCGGACCGCCGGCTGAATTGCGGGCGCATGTTGGCGGCGATTGCATCACGATTACATCCGCTGTACCGGCCGCGCTGGCAGAAACCATTACGGCGCGGTTCGACCTGGATGCCACCGTCGTGGGCGGCAATGTGCGGATCGAACGGAGCGGCGGACATGAATTGGTGCGGGAATTGGTCGAGGCCTTTCCGGCAGAGATCAACACCATCACGTTGGGCAAACCGACGCTGCAGGATGCGTTTATTCACCTGACAGGACATCAATTTTGGGCCAAGGAGGAGGCATGA
- a CDS encoding cytochrome C oxidase subunit IV family protein has translation MTDEHNDHPHVPYWRIFGYLCIFTVASVIADVMDLRKMYNLTVLAAVVLIIACFKASYVMRYFMHLKFERGWKYIILLPTVVLALAIPFALASDIGIHYYDVEVPQQNTLLEKEIEQIAKEKAEAEHHHGDEPAEHGGGH, from the coding sequence ATGACCGACGAACATAATGACCATCCTCACGTCCCCTACTGGCGGATTTTTGGTTACCTGTGCATCTTCACGGTCGCATCGGTGATCGCCGACGTTATGGATCTCAGGAAAATGTACAACTTGACTGTGCTCGCCGCTGTGGTGTTGATCATTGCCTGCTTCAAGGCGTCGTACGTGATGCGGTATTTCATGCACCTGAAATTCGAAAGGGGTTGGAAGTACATCATCCTGCTTCCCACCGTGGTGCTGGCATTGGCGATTCCGTTTGCGCTGGCCTCGGATATCGGCATTCACTACTACGATGTCGAGGTGCCGCAGCAAAACACGCTGCTGGAAAAAGAAATCGAGCAGATCGCCAAAGAAAAAGCTGAAGCGGAGCACCATCACGGCGACGAACCAGCGGAGCATGGCGGCGGTCACTGA
- a CDS encoding cytochrome c oxidase subunit 3, with protein sequence MSHQSGHPPLKMGIDIPNGKLGMWLFLGTEIMFFTAFIGSYIVLRIGSQGWPEDASVTHIRIWAGGTNTFVLICSSVAVVFALEGMRSKDFQLARKWLFVTLMLSFVFLGIKSYEYYGKFDHNILPGRIPETESQALAFTARDLRAATGIVPQTEKLKRLETQMAELQKKGRSTEAVQKRIDAQQKVVDEITPIANKVVAINDRVKAGTIELGLAAEHGEDAPQGHSAAETSTTEKPAAEHPAEEAGQSTMVTEVARLQKENPDVFGSVQVPHPIQYGNLFASCYFIMTGFHAIHVLVGMFMFVLLLSYGSKLSSQHEVFVENAGLYWHFVDLVWIFLFPLLYII encoded by the coding sequence ATGTCGCATCAATCCGGACACCCACCACTGAAGATGGGGATCGACATTCCTAATGGAAAATTGGGGATGTGGTTGTTTCTGGGTACGGAAATCATGTTTTTCACGGCCTTCATCGGCAGCTACATCGTACTGCGGATTGGATCCCAAGGCTGGCCCGAAGACGCAAGCGTTACGCACATTCGCATTTGGGCGGGGGGTACGAATACGTTTGTGCTGATCTGTTCCAGTGTGGCGGTCGTGTTCGCCCTGGAAGGCATGCGGAGCAAGGATTTCCAACTCGCCCGCAAATGGTTGTTCGTCACCTTAATGCTTTCGTTCGTGTTTTTGGGCATTAAAAGCTACGAATACTACGGAAAATTCGACCACAACATCCTGCCGGGACGAATCCCCGAAACCGAAAGCCAGGCCTTGGCCTTCACCGCTCGCGACCTCCGCGCTGCTACGGGAATTGTTCCCCAAACAGAAAAGCTTAAGCGGTTGGAAACGCAAATGGCTGAGTTGCAAAAGAAGGGACGTAGCACCGAGGCAGTCCAGAAACGCATTGATGCACAACAAAAAGTGGTCGATGAGATCACTCCGATCGCGAACAAAGTCGTGGCGATCAACGACCGCGTGAAGGCAGGCACCATCGAACTCGGACTGGCTGCGGAGCATGGCGAAGATGCGCCACAAGGGCATTCCGCTGCTGAGACCTCGACCACTGAAAAACCGGCCGCTGAGCATCCTGCCGAAGAAGCGGGTCAATCGACCATGGTGACCGAAGTGGCCCGGCTCCAAAAAGAAAACCCAGACGTGTTTGGTTCGGTTCAAGTGCCACACCCGATTCAGTATGGCAACCTGTTCGCATCCTGTTATTTCATCATGACCGGTTTTCATGCGATCCACGTGTTGGTCGGTATGTTCATGTTTGTTTTGTTGTTGTCTTACGGCAGCAAGCTCAGCTCGCAACATGAAGTGTTTGTCGAGAACGCGGGGCTGTACTGGCACTTTGTCGACTTGGTCTGGATCTTCTTGTTCCCGCTGCTTTATATTATCTAG
- the cyoE gene encoding heme o synthase — MRSSTAQASTYASTETVAIPLRRHWTDRIADYVEISKPRISFFVLISVAAGFLLGGSGEFQVWTLANALLGIALVATGSSALNQYYERDTDARMERTNSRPIPSGRLSAGEVLTMGLVSGIVGCVYLALFVNLLTAALAAATYLAYTLIYTPLKRISTVNTAVGAVPGALPPVLGWTAAGGSLDFNAFMMFSILYLWQFPHFMAIAWLYRDDYRRAGLKMIPAVEDRKQVTGFVAVGYALALLPVSLLPGQMGLAGDIYFVVALVFGVIYLWTAVRFCKTESVHTARQLLLASLAYLPAVWLAMVGEHLHLLN, encoded by the coding sequence ATGAGAAGCTCCACCGCTCAAGCTTCGACCTATGCCTCCACGGAGACAGTCGCAATTCCGTTACGCCGTCACTGGACCGATCGGATTGCGGATTATGTCGAAATCTCCAAACCGCGGATTTCATTTTTTGTGTTGATCTCCGTCGCTGCCGGATTCTTACTGGGCGGCAGCGGTGAGTTTCAAGTCTGGACCCTCGCGAATGCGTTGCTGGGAATCGCCCTGGTGGCGACCGGTTCCAGCGCATTGAATCAGTACTACGAGCGGGACACCGATGCCCGTATGGAACGGACGAATTCCCGCCCCATTCCCTCAGGACGCTTGTCCGCAGGTGAAGTTTTGACCATGGGGCTGGTCAGTGGAATCGTAGGTTGCGTTTATTTAGCACTGTTCGTCAATCTGCTGACCGCCGCGTTGGCAGCAGCGACCTACTTAGCCTACACGCTGATTTATACGCCACTGAAACGCATCTCGACGGTCAACACGGCTGTGGGAGCGGTGCCGGGCGCCTTGCCGCCGGTGCTGGGTTGGACGGCTGCCGGGGGAAGTTTAGATTTCAACGCATTCATGATGTTTTCGATTTTGTATTTATGGCAATTCCCGCATTTCATGGCGATTGCCTGGTTGTACCGCGATGATTATCGTCGCGCCGGATTGAAGATGATTCCCGCAGTCGAAGACCGCAAACAGGTCACGGGTTTTGTAGCAGTGGGCTACGCCTTGGCGCTGTTGCCGGTCAGTCTGTTGCCGGGACAAATGGGACTGGCGGGTGATATTTACTTTGTAGTCGCCTTGGTTTTTGGTGTGATTTATCTCTGGACGGCCGTTCGATTCTGCAAAACCGAATCGGTCCACACCGCCCGGCAGTTGCTACTGGCTTCGCTGGCATATTTGCCGGCCGTTTGGTTGGCGATGGTGGGAGAACACCTGCATTTGTTGAATTAA